In a genomic window of Nitratireductor basaltis:
- a CDS encoding VUT family protein — MTRIYAVWPFVAAMAVTVVASNILVQYPFSHLGLGEILTWGAFTYPAAFLINDLTNRRFGPVAARRVVLVGFALAVLLSIWLATPRIALASGTAFLSAQLLDTAVFNRLRGDAWWRAPLISTLIGSVLDTVLFFSIAFAGVFAFLDTGLGLSDGSLAFEVPLLGFGAMVPLWFSLALGDFGVKILVGLAMLVPYRGILAITQPAEAAG, encoded by the coding sequence ATGACACGCATATATGCTGTCTGGCCCTTCGTGGCCGCAATGGCTGTCACGGTCGTTGCCTCCAACATTCTCGTACAATACCCGTTCAGCCATCTTGGCCTTGGTGAGATCCTCACCTGGGGTGCATTCACCTATCCGGCTGCGTTCCTGATCAATGATCTGACCAATCGCCGCTTCGGCCCTGTGGCTGCGCGTCGGGTGGTCCTGGTCGGTTTCGCGCTTGCCGTGCTTCTGTCGATCTGGCTTGCCACGCCGCGCATCGCGCTTGCGTCGGGGACCGCGTTTCTCTCAGCCCAGCTACTCGATACCGCTGTCTTCAATCGGCTGCGGGGCGATGCCTGGTGGCGCGCGCCGCTGATTTCCACGCTGATCGGTTCGGTGCTCGATACGGTACTGTTCTTCTCGATCGCCTTCGCAGGTGTATTCGCCTTCCTCGACACCGGTCTTGGCCTCAGCGATGGTTCTCTGGCCTTCGAAGTGCCGCTGCTTGGGTTTGGCGCCATGGTGCCGCTTTGGTTCTCGCTGGCGCTGGGCGACTTTGGCGTGAAGATCCTGGTGGGGCTTGCGATGCTGGTTCCCTATCGCGGCATACTTGCAATCACACAGCCCGCGGAAGCTGCCGGTTAA
- a CDS encoding esterase-like activity of phytase family protein, translated as MRASARRLLAAVGVSTFALAATVQTHAASIEVQSRQIEQFRIGHQQTRFGTLEFVGGLEMVSTARDFGAISSMRFVSGTTFLAVTDTGFWLRGDLRHDAQSRPSGISNARMDPIRDENGNASGEKWTTDAEALAVDKGRATVGFERVHRIVEYDLSEEMSGGPLSEVEYLIPRAELRSNRSFETIAYAPEGSALSGARIVISERSIDENGNIFAAILEGPRKGIFKVKRSDDFDVTDGAFLPSGDLILLERRFSMATGVAMRLRRIAGDTLAKGALVDGPVLLEADMSYQIDNMEAMDVWQRQDGATMISIMSDDNHSILQRNLYLEFTLQDQTD; from the coding sequence GTGCGGGCTAGCGCGCGTCGGCTGCTGGCTGCGGTCGGTGTCAGCACCTTCGCACTTGCGGCGACAGTTCAGACCCATGCCGCGTCCATTGAAGTGCAGTCGCGACAGATTGAACAATTTCGGATAGGGCATCAGCAGACGAGGTTCGGCACCCTCGAATTCGTTGGCGGCCTGGAAATGGTTTCCACCGCCCGCGATTTCGGCGCCATCTCCTCCATGCGCTTTGTCAGCGGCACCACCTTTCTGGCCGTGACCGACACCGGCTTCTGGCTAAGAGGTGACTTGCGCCATGACGCGCAGTCGCGCCCCAGCGGCATCAGCAATGCGCGCATGGACCCGATCCGCGACGAGAACGGGAATGCCAGCGGTGAAAAATGGACCACTGACGCCGAGGCACTGGCCGTAGACAAGGGTCGCGCAACGGTCGGTTTCGAGCGGGTTCACCGCATTGTGGAATACGATCTGTCGGAGGAAATGTCCGGCGGACCGCTCTCGGAGGTGGAGTACCTCATCCCTCGCGCTGAACTGCGGTCGAACCGAAGCTTCGAAACGATCGCCTACGCGCCGGAAGGAAGCGCCCTCTCGGGTGCCCGCATAGTCATCAGCGAGCGCAGCATAGACGAAAACGGTAACATCTTCGCCGCCATTCTCGAAGGACCCCGCAAGGGCATTTTCAAGGTGAAGCGGTCGGACGACTTTGACGTAACCGACGGCGCGTTCCTGCCTTCCGGTGATCTGATCCTGCTTGAACGTCGCTTCTCCATGGCAACCGGTGTGGCCATGCGTCTGCGCCGCATCGCCGGCGACACATTGGCCAAAGGTGCATTGGTAGATGGGCCGGTGCTGTTGGAAGCGGATATGAGCTACCAGATCGACAATATGGAAGCGATGGATGTCTGGCAGCGCCAGGACGGCGCCACCATGATCTCGATCATGTCAGACGACAATCATTCGATCCTGCAACGCAATCTCTATCTCGAATTTACGCTGCAGGATCAGACTGATTAA
- the gloB gene encoding hydroxyacylglutathione hydrolase, giving the protein MTLQIEQFMCRSDNFGVLLRDSETGTVALIDAPEETAILEMIGRTGWRPSFILTTHHHPDHVEANLALKERFGLKIIGPAAEADRIPGIDEAVREGDVVEIGAARARVIETPGHTAGHVSYHFAGANIAFTADTLFALGCGRLFECKPPVMLESLKKLAALPLETQIYCGHEYTQANARFALTVDPTNSALKERAEKIKRLREEGRPTLPTTIAEELATNPFMRWHDPVIRRNLGMERASDAEVFAEIRKRKDVA; this is encoded by the coding sequence ATGACGCTTCAGATCGAACAGTTCATGTGCCGGAGCGACAATTTCGGGGTTCTGTTGCGCGACAGCGAAACGGGTACGGTGGCGCTGATCGATGCGCCCGAGGAAACGGCCATTCTTGAAATGATTGGCCGCACCGGCTGGCGTCCAAGCTTCATTCTCACCACGCATCACCATCCCGATCACGTGGAAGCCAATCTGGCGCTGAAGGAGCGCTTCGGACTGAAGATCATAGGCCCTGCCGCCGAAGCTGATCGGATCCCGGGGATCGACGAAGCTGTTCGCGAGGGCGATGTTGTCGAGATCGGGGCGGCCAGGGCGCGCGTCATCGAGACGCCGGGGCATACGGCCGGACATGTTTCCTATCATTTCGCCGGGGCGAATATCGCCTTCACAGCAGACACGTTGTTCGCCCTTGGCTGCGGTCGGCTCTTCGAATGCAAGCCGCCGGTCATGTTGGAATCGCTGAAGAAGCTGGCGGCGTTGCCGCTGGAGACGCAAATCTATTGCGGGCATGAATACACGCAGGCCAATGCCCGCTTTGCGCTGACAGTCGACCCGACGAACTCGGCTCTCAAGGAGCGTGCCGAGAAGATCAAGAGGTTGCGTGAGGAAGGCAGGCCCACCCTTCCGACCACGATTGCGGAAGAGCTTGCGACCAACCCATTCATGCGCTGGCATGATCCGGTCATCCGGCGCAATCTGGGTATGGAACGGGCGAGCGATGCGGAGGTGTTTGCCGAAATCCGCAAGCGCAAGGATGTTGCCTGA
- a CDS encoding DUF3108 domain-containing protein encodes MKTRHLFALILAGTCLAPTVAATQERSVRVRYDAYYLGLPIGKAEFDTRLNKAGYAISGSFASAGLVRIFDQTNGRISINGRFAGSEIRPNSYDLKYSSGKKQKRTTIAFDGSKVSKTTNVPELKKRKDKVPLKQDHLTGVADPISASLINTDDAASVCRQTLKVYDGEMRVDLKLSPAPRSESFKQSAVTCRGRFVPLSGHRPNHSSIKFLRDKAVIRIGFNPVEGTSLYSPSEAIVGTKIGNVHVKARRIQ; translated from the coding sequence ATGAAGACCCGTCATCTTTTCGCGCTGATACTGGCCGGCACCTGCCTGGCTCCGACAGTGGCTGCAACGCAGGAGCGTTCGGTGCGGGTGCGATACGATGCCTATTATCTGGGCCTGCCCATCGGCAAGGCGGAGTTCGATACCCGCCTCAACAAGGCCGGCTATGCCATATCGGGCAGCTTTGCCAGCGCCGGGCTCGTGCGCATTTTCGACCAGACCAATGGCCGGATAAGCATCAATGGCCGTTTCGCCGGCAGTGAAATACGGCCAAACAGCTATGATCTGAAATACTCAAGCGGCAAGAAGCAAAAGCGCACGACCATTGCCTTCGACGGTAGCAAGGTGAGCAAAACGACAAATGTCCCGGAACTGAAGAAGCGCAAGGACAAGGTCCCGCTCAAGCAGGACCACCTGACTGGCGTGGCCGACCCGATTTCCGCAAGTCTGATCAACACGGACGATGCCGCCTCTGTCTGTCGCCAGACCCTGAAAGTTTATGACGGCGAGATGAGGGTCGACCTCAAGCTTTCTCCTGCCCCGCGGAGTGAAAGCTTCAAGCAGTCTGCAGTGACCTGCAGAGGCAGGTTCGTACCACTTTCGGGCCACCGTCCGAACCATTCCTCGATAAAGTTCCTGCGCGACAAGGCTGTCATCCGCATCGGCTTCAACCCGGTCGAGGGCACCAGCCTTTACTCACCTTCAGAGGCAATCGTGGGAACAAAGATCGGCAATGTGCATGTGAAGGCGCGACGCATCCAGTGA
- the rpmB gene encoding 50S ribosomal protein L28 has translation MSRACELTGKAVMSGNNVSHANNKTRRRFLPNLCDVTLMSEALGQNFRLRVSAAALRTVEHRGGLDAFLLKAKSNELSQRARLIKKQVAKKLSEQEAA, from the coding sequence ATGTCCCGCGCTTGCGAACTGACCGGTAAGGCCGTGATGAGCGGCAACAATGTGAGCCACGCCAACAACAAGACCCGTCGGCGTTTCCTGCCCAATCTGTGCGATGTGACGCTGATGTCCGAGGCTCTCGGCCAGAACTTCCGCCTGCGCGTTTCCGCGGCAGCACTGCGCACGGTCGAGCATCGTGGCGGCCTGGACGCTTTCCTTCTCAAGGCGAAGTCCAACGAATTGTCGCAGCGTGCCCGCCTGATCAAGAAGCAGGTGGCAAAGAAGCTTTCCGAACAGGAAGCTGCATAA
- a CDS encoding class I SAM-dependent methyltransferase, with protein sequence MNSDIVDLKAFYSSVLGRLTERSIAMALTSLWSRLPDERLVGLGYALPWLERFGQDAERCFAFMPARQGAVRWPTQTPSATALVFEEELPLSDSSIDRMLLVHTLEHMENPGQALSEIWRVLAPGGKLILVVPNRRGMWARFEHTPFGTGRPYSRTQLTNILREANFTPTKWADALHFPPSQKRWIMRLHRWMEQAGRRFWPLFAGVLVVEAEKRLYQGIRVANRQKRKVLVPVLSPQGATMAGAKREPIRE encoded by the coding sequence ATGAATTCGGATATCGTTGATCTCAAGGCATTTTATTCCTCCGTCCTGGGTAGGCTTACAGAGCGGTCCATCGCCATGGCGCTGACAAGCCTGTGGTCGCGCCTGCCCGATGAAAGGCTGGTGGGGCTTGGGTATGCCCTGCCGTGGTTGGAACGCTTCGGGCAGGATGCCGAGCGCTGCTTTGCCTTCATGCCAGCCCGGCAGGGAGCGGTTCGCTGGCCAACACAAACGCCTTCTGCAACCGCACTGGTCTTTGAGGAAGAGTTGCCTTTGAGCGATTCCTCAATAGATCGCATGCTGCTTGTGCACACGCTGGAGCACATGGAAAATCCGGGACAGGCCTTGAGCGAGATCTGGCGGGTGCTTGCGCCGGGCGGGAAGCTGATCCTTGTCGTTCCGAACCGACGCGGCATGTGGGCGCGCTTCGAACATACGCCCTTCGGCACGGGCAGGCCCTATTCCCGCACGCAGCTCACCAATATTCTGCGCGAAGCCAACTTCACGCCAACGAAATGGGCAGACGCGCTGCATTTCCCTCCTTCGCAGAAACGCTGGATCATGCGCCTGCACCGCTGGATGGAGCAGGCGGGACGGCGCTTCTGGCCCTTGTTCGCAGGTGTGCTCGTGGTGGAAGCTGAAAAGCGCCTCTACCAGGGCATAAGGGTCGCCAATCGCCAGAAGCGCAAGGTTCTGGTGCCGGTGCTCTCACCGCAGGGTGCGACCATGGCGGGCGCGAAGCGCGAGCCGATCAGGGAGTAA
- a CDS encoding DMT family transporter codes for MIKATLVGFSAVVMWALLALFTAASGNVPPFLLSALSFSVAALIGIAARPFTQNENAQPVPVTAWIVGIAGLFGYHFFYFTALRNAPAVEASLIAYLWPLLIVLGSALMPGERLGWHHIAGAMMGLAGTFLIITKGGGFSYDSSYSLGYAAAGACALFWSGYSLLSRRFQAVPTSVVTWYCAATAALSALCHLALETTVWPATLQEWLAVAGLGLLPVGAAFYAWDFGVKHGNIQVLGAASYAAPLLSTVVLILAGQAEATANILAACLLITGGAALAAKNMILRQRSAAPAE; via the coding sequence ATGATCAAGGCAACGCTGGTCGGCTTTTCGGCAGTTGTTATGTGGGCGCTTCTGGCGCTGTTCACTGCGGCATCGGGCAATGTCCCGCCATTCCTTCTATCGGCGCTGTCATTCAGCGTTGCTGCCTTAATCGGCATTGCGGCCCGTCCGTTCACGCAAAACGAGAATGCTCAGCCCGTTCCGGTGACCGCCTGGATCGTGGGCATTGCGGGCTTGTTCGGCTACCATTTCTTCTACTTTACCGCATTGCGTAACGCGCCGGCCGTGGAAGCCAGCCTCATCGCTTATCTCTGGCCCCTGCTCATCGTGCTTGGCTCCGCCCTGATGCCGGGAGAAAGACTTGGCTGGCATCATATCGCCGGCGCCATGATGGGCCTTGCCGGAACGTTCCTGATCATCACCAAGGGCGGCGGCTTCAGCTACGATTCCAGCTACAGCCTCGGCTATGCCGCAGCCGGAGCCTGTGCGCTGTTCTGGTCCGGATATTCCCTGTTGTCGCGGCGCTTTCAGGCAGTACCCACGAGCGTGGTCACCTGGTACTGCGCGGCAACGGCTGCGCTTTCGGCACTTTGCCATCTGGCGCTGGAAACGACCGTCTGGCCCGCAACGCTGCAGGAATGGCTGGCTGTGGCCGGCCTCGGTCTGCTGCCGGTTGGCGCGGCCTTCTACGCCTGGGATTTCGGCGTGAAGCACGGGAACATCCAGGTGCTGGGTGCAGCCAGCTATGCTGCCCCTCTGCTCTCCACCGTGGTACTAATCCTGGCCGGTCAGGCGGAAGCGACGGCCAATATCCTTGCCGCCTGCCTCCTGATTACCGGAGGCGCAGCACTGGCGGCCAAGAACATGATCCTGCGCCAGCGATCCGCCGCACCGGCGGAGTAG
- a CDS encoding BolA family protein, protein MSIQERIEKKLNEAFAPERMQVLNESHLHAGHHNRDRAGETFDGEGETHFRVRLVSPKFAGMGRIDRHRAVNEALSQELADGVHALAIEPAAPGEATRW, encoded by the coding sequence ATGTCCATACAGGAACGCATCGAAAAGAAGCTGAATGAGGCCTTCGCACCCGAACGCATGCAGGTGCTTAATGAGAGCCATCTCCATGCCGGTCATCACAATCGCGACCGAGCGGGCGAAACCTTCGACGGGGAGGGCGAGACGCATTTTCGCGTGCGTCTCGTTTCCCCAAAATTCGCGGGCATGGGACGCATCGACCGTCACCGTGCGGTGAATGAAGCCCTCTCGCAGGAACTGGCCGATGGCGTTCACGCGCTCGCCATCGAGCCGGCAGCGCCCGGTGAGGCTACCCGCTGGTAG
- a CDS encoding J domain-containing protein: MKVNSKYFEKIRIRPEKKAEANASAPRCQWDGCDAPGTHRAPVGREREGEYFRFCFDHVREYNKGYNYFSGLRDTDIQRFQKEALTGHRPTWKVGLTGPGGSKPSGDFAPFRSGRAGYYKRIGDPFNLFGEAAAEARAATPAKRVRPLEAKALETLGLGAEATGEDIKARYKTLVKRHHPDANGGDRGSEARLRDVLQAYRLLKQAGFC; encoded by the coding sequence ATGAAAGTGAACTCGAAATATTTCGAGAAAATCAGGATCCGGCCCGAGAAAAAGGCCGAAGCCAACGCCAGTGCGCCTCGCTGCCAGTGGGACGGCTGTGATGCGCCTGGCACGCATCGCGCGCCTGTGGGCCGCGAGCGCGAAGGCGAGTATTTCCGCTTCTGCTTCGATCATGTTCGCGAATACAACAAGGGCTATAACTATTTCTCCGGCCTGCGCGACACCGATATCCAGCGCTTCCAGAAGGAAGCGCTGACCGGGCACCGCCCGACCTGGAAGGTTGGACTGACGGGCCCCGGAGGCTCCAAGCCGTCCGGAGACTTTGCCCCGTTCCGTTCGGGCCGCGCCGGCTACTACAAGCGCATTGGCGACCCGTTCAACCTTTTCGGGGAAGCGGCAGCCGAGGCGCGTGCAGCGACACCGGCCAAAAGAGTGCGCCCGCTTGAGGCCAAGGCGCTGGAAACGCTTGGTCTTGGCGCAGAAGCGACTGGCGAAGATATCAAGGCGCGCTATAAAACTCTGGTAAAGCGTCACCATCCCGATGCGAATGGCGGCGACCGCGGTTCCGAGGCCCGTTTGCGGGATGTTCTTCAGGCGTACCGGCTTCTCAAGCAAGCGGGTTTCTGCTGA
- the cobT gene encoding cobaltochelatase subunit CobT, which yields MSTSNRKPGQPHDAPLDPFKRAVTSCMRAVASDHELEVIFSKDKPGLSGNRARLPDLGKKATSEALEITRGLGDSMALRRARHDQQLHSRLAPHGQQARAIFDAVEQARVEAIGARAMPGMGDNITAMLEDKYARANLADVNDRAEAPLEEAVALMVREKLTGRPAPKSAEKLVALWRDWIDEKAGADFDALEANIENQDAFARAVRDILGSMEMGEELEEEQPLDEDENAEDQPQGEDSSDEGDTDEAEGESAQAEESDAAGEDQETGESEPSESTAEDAGEDEDVDTETPGEARRPDNPFDQAASEMDYKVFTTRFDETIGAEELCDEEELDRLRGYLDKQLANLQGVVGRLANRLQRRLMAQQNRSWDFDLEEGVLDSARLVRMIIDPMQPLSFKQEQDTNFRDTVVTLVLDNSGSMRGRPISVAATCADILARTLERCGVRVEILGFTTRAWKGGQAREQWLKDGKPATPGRLNDLRHIIYKSADAPWRRARRNLGLMMREGLLKENIDGEALLWAHQRLMARPEQRKILMMISDGAPVDDSTLSVNPGNYLERHLRGVIDLIETRSPVELLAIGIGHDVTRYYRRALTIVDAEELAGAMTEQLASLFEEEGRGARSGKLRRAG from the coding sequence TTGAGCACCTCCAACCGCAAGCCAGGCCAGCCTCATGACGCGCCCCTTGATCCATTCAAGCGCGCGGTCACGAGCTGCATGCGTGCGGTGGCAAGCGATCACGAGCTGGAGGTCATCTTCTCCAAGGACAAGCCGGGCCTTAGCGGAAACCGCGCACGGCTGCCGGATCTGGGGAAGAAGGCGACATCCGAAGCTCTGGAAATCACGCGAGGCCTTGGCGATTCCATGGCCCTGCGCCGTGCGCGCCACGACCAGCAGCTTCACAGCCGTCTGGCCCCACATGGTCAGCAGGCCCGTGCAATCTTCGATGCTGTCGAACAGGCGCGCGTGGAGGCCATAGGTGCACGCGCAATGCCGGGCATGGGTGACAACATCACCGCCATGCTGGAAGACAAATATGCACGCGCCAATCTTGCGGATGTGAACGATCGTGCCGAGGCGCCGCTGGAAGAGGCAGTTGCGCTGATGGTGCGCGAGAAGCTGACTGGCCGCCCTGCCCCCAAAAGTGCGGAAAAGCTCGTCGCGCTCTGGCGCGACTGGATCGACGAGAAGGCCGGTGCCGACTTCGATGCGCTCGAGGCCAATATAGAAAACCAGGACGCATTCGCACGCGCCGTGCGCGATATCCTTGGCTCCATGGAAATGGGCGAGGAGCTTGAGGAAGAACAGCCTCTCGACGAGGACGAGAACGCTGAAGACCAGCCGCAAGGCGAGGATTCTTCCGACGAGGGTGACACGGACGAAGCAGAAGGCGAAAGCGCTCAGGCCGAGGAAAGTGACGCCGCTGGTGAGGATCAGGAAACCGGCGAAAGCGAACCTTCCGAATCCACCGCCGAAGATGCGGGCGAGGACGAGGATGTCGATACAGAGACGCCCGGTGAGGCGCGCAGGCCTGACAATCCGTTCGACCAGGCCGCCAGCGAGATGGATTACAAGGTCTTCACGACCAGGTTTGACGAGACCATCGGCGCCGAAGAGCTTTGCGACGAGGAAGAGCTTGATCGCCTGCGGGGCTATCTCGACAAGCAGCTGGCCAACTTGCAGGGCGTGGTTGGACGCCTCGCAAACCGCCTGCAGCGCCGCCTGATGGCGCAGCAGAACCGCTCCTGGGACTTCGATCTGGAAGAGGGCGTGCTCGATTCCGCGCGGCTGGTGCGCATGATCATCGACCCGATGCAGCCCCTTTCCTTCAAGCAGGAGCAGGATACCAATTTCCGCGACACGGTGGTCACGCTGGTGCTGGACAATTCCGGCTCCATGCGCGGTCGGCCTATCTCGGTTGCCGCCACCTGTGCCGACATTCTTGCACGCACGCTTGAGCGCTGCGGCGTGAGGGTGGAGATTCTCGGCTTCACCACCCGCGCCTGGAAGGGCGGGCAGGCCCGCGAGCAGTGGCTGAAGGACGGAAAGCCCGCCACACCGGGCCGCCTCAACGATCTGCGCCACATCATCTACAAGTCAGCCGACGCCCCATGGCGCCGCGCGCGCCGGAACCTTGGCCTCATGATGCGCGAGGGGCTTCTGAAGGAAAACATCGACGGCGAAGCACTTCTGTGGGCGCATCAGCGCCTGATGGCGCGCCCGGAGCAGCGCAAGATCCTGATGATGATCTCGGATGGCGCGCCGGTGGATGATTCCACCCTTTCGGTCAATCCGGGCAACTATCTGGAGCGCCATCTGCGTGGCGTGATCGACCTGATCGAAACGCGCTCACCGGTCGAGCTTCTGGCCATCGGCATCGGCCACGACGTCACGCGTTACTATCGCCGCGCCCTAACCATCGTCGATGCGGAAGAGCTGGCCGGCGCGATGACCGAGCAGCTTGCCTCGCTCTTCGAGGAGGAAGGACGCGGGGCGCGCAGCGGAAAATTGCGTCGTGCGGGCTAG
- the cobS gene encoding cobaltochelatase subunit CobS, whose amino-acid sequence MNQMDRDIANLPDTTVSVQETFGFESDMVVPAYTTADSYVPDIDPDYLFDRQTTMAILAGFAYNRRVMVSGYHGTGKSTHIEQVAARLNWPLVRINLDSHVSRIDLVGKDAIVVKEGKQVTEFKDGMLPWAYQHNVALVFDEYDAGRPDVMFVIQRVLESSGRLTLLDQSRVLRPHPAFRLFATANTVGLGDTTGLYHGTQQINQAQMDRWSIVTTLNYLPHDEEVSIVQAKAKHYQNEEGRETISRMVRVADMTRSAFMNGDLSTVMSPRTVIMWAENAEIFRDVGFAFRLTFLNKCDELERTIVAEFYQRAFGEELPESAANVVLS is encoded by the coding sequence ATGAACCAGATGGACCGCGATATCGCTAACCTGCCCGACACGACCGTTTCCGTTCAGGAGACTTTCGGTTTTGAGTCGGACATGGTGGTACCGGCTTACACGACCGCCGATTCCTACGTACCTGATATCGATCCGGACTATCTGTTCGACCGCCAGACGACCATGGCGATCCTGGCCGGTTTTGCCTACAATCGCCGCGTAATGGTGTCGGGTTATCACGGCACGGGCAAATCCACCCATATCGAGCAGGTAGCCGCACGCCTGAACTGGCCGCTGGTGCGCATCAATCTCGACAGCCATGTCAGCCGTATCGATCTCGTCGGCAAGGACGCCATCGTGGTCAAGGAAGGCAAACAGGTCACCGAGTTCAAGGACGGCATGCTGCCCTGGGCATACCAGCACAATGTCGCGCTGGTCTTCGACGAATATGACGCCGGTCGCCCGGACGTGATGTTCGTGATCCAGCGTGTTCTGGAATCCTCCGGCCGTCTGACGCTCCTCGACCAGAGCCGCGTTCTGCGCCCGCACCCCGCTTTCCGCCTTTTTGCAACGGCAAACACGGTGGGTCTTGGCGACACCACCGGCCTCTATCACGGTACGCAGCAGATCAACCAGGCGCAGATGGACCGCTGGTCCATTGTGACGACGCTGAACTATCTGCCCCATGACGAGGAAGTCTCCATCGTCCAGGCGAAGGCCAAGCACTACCAGAACGAGGAAGGCCGCGAGACCATCTCCCGCATGGTGCGCGTTGCCGACATGACCCGTTCGGCCTTCATGAATGGCGATCTTTCCACCGTCATGAGCCCGCGCACGGTCATCATGTGGGCGGAAAATGCTGAAATCTTCCGCGATGTCGGCTTTGCCTTCCGCCTCACATTCCTGAACAAGTGCGACGAGCTCGAGCGCACCATCGTAGCCGAATTTTACCAGCGCGCCTTTGGTGAGGAACTGCCCGAATCTGCAGCCAATGTGGTCCTGAGCTAG
- a CDS encoding HlyC/CorC family transporter, which translates to MTGEILITGGIIIGLIALSFFFSGTETGMTAVSRARLHTLEQGGDKRAGIVATLVTRRDRLVGALLIGNNLVNILASALTTSLFLTLFGEAGVVYATIIMTVLLVIFAEILPKSWALSNPERFSLFVAPFARLVVLLFGTLSSAANALVRFMLGLFGVSLSRDTFMLSAHEELRGTVEVLHREGGVYKQDRDRLGGLLDLHELEVSDVMIHRTNMRSVNADDPSETVVREILSSPYTRIPVWRNSNENIVGVVHAKDLLRALNDVENDSSRIDIMKVASKPWFVPDTTTLQDQLNAFLRRKAHIAIVVDEYGEVEGLVTLEDIIEEIVGDISDEHDVDMQGVKQEADGSVVVDGSVPIRDLNRALDWNLPDEEATTIAGLVIHETQTIPEEKQAFTFFGKRFIVMKRDKNRITKLRIRPAVDETTLASTDS; encoded by the coding sequence ATGACCGGCGAAATCCTGATCACCGGCGGCATCATCATCGGGCTCATCGCCCTGTCATTTTTCTTCTCGGGCACGGAGACTGGAATGACAGCGGTCTCGCGTGCGCGATTGCATACGCTTGAGCAAGGGGGCGACAAGCGCGCCGGAATCGTTGCCACGCTGGTGACACGACGCGACCGCCTCGTGGGGGCGCTGCTCATCGGCAACAATCTCGTCAACATCCTTGCTTCGGCATTGACCACCAGCCTCTTCCTGACGCTGTTCGGTGAGGCAGGCGTGGTCTACGCCACGATCATCATGACGGTGTTGCTTGTGATCTTCGCGGAAATCCTCCCGAAGTCCTGGGCGCTGTCAAACCCCGAACGCTTCTCCCTTTTCGTCGCGCCCTTCGCGCGTCTTGTGGTTCTGCTGTTCGGAACGCTCTCCTCGGCGGCCAATGCCCTGGTTCGCTTCATGCTCGGACTGTTCGGCGTAAGCCTCTCGCGCGACACCTTCATGCTCTCCGCCCATGAAGAGCTTCGCGGCACGGTGGAAGTGCTTCACCGCGAAGGCGGCGTCTACAAGCAGGACCGTGATCGCCTTGGTGGCTTGCTCGACCTGCATGAGCTCGAAGTTTCCGACGTCATGATCCACCGGACCAATATGCGTTCGGTCAATGCAGATGATCCTTCTGAGACAGTGGTGCGCGAGATCCTGAGCAGCCCCTATACGCGCATCCCGGTCTGGCGCAATTCCAACGAAAACATCGTCGGCGTCGTCCATGCCAAGGACCTGCTGCGGGCACTCAACGACGTGGAAAACGACTCAAGCCGCATCGACATCATGAAGGTGGCTTCCAAGCCATGGTTCGTGCCTGATACCACCACGCTTCAGGACCAGCTCAATGCCTTTCTGCGCCGCAAGGCCCATATCGCCATCGTCGTTGATGAATATGGTGAAGTGGAGGGGCTCGTCACGCTGGAAGACATCATCGAGGAGATCGTCGGTGACATCTCCGACGAACACGATGTCGACATGCAGGGCGTGAAGCAGGAAGCAGACGGCTCTGTCGTGGTCGATGGGTCGGTGCCGATCCGCGACCTCAACCGCGCGCTCGACTGGAACCTGCCCGACGAGGAAGCCACGACCATCGCCGGCCTCGTCATTCACGAGACGCAGACGATCCCCGAGGAGAAGCAGGCCTTCACCTTCTTCGGCAAGCGATTCATCGTGATGAAGCGTGACAAGAACCGCATCACCAAACTGCGGATCCGTCCTGCAGTGGACGAGACGACACTCGCATCCACCGACAGCTAG